DNA sequence from the Streptomyces tsukubensis genome:
TTTCCGGTGAAGTAGCGGCCTGACGCGCGTAGAACATCGGAGAGACCGCTCCCTCCCGAAGGGGCGACGCGAGCGCTCCCGACCCCTACGATGATGTGTATGGGTGATGTATTGGCCGGAATTCAAGCCACATGGGAGTTCACGTCCGACTCCGTGCACATCCGCTTTGAACGGGGACACCGCACGCCGAGGCTGTTCTCGGCGCTCCGCGAACGCCGCATCCCCCACGAGGCGTTGGCGTCGGTGGCACTCTCCCCGGGCAAGCGGGGAACCGTCGTTCTGCACGCCAGACCCCGGCCCGGTGCGGATCCGCTGATGGCCGCGGCGGCGGGCCAGCTGAAGGAGGAGTGCGACCCCTACCGGCTGGTGCTGCCCGCCGACCGGGAGGACGCCGCCGTGTACTACCGCGACGCGCTCCGTGCCGTACTGCCCGCGGACGCCGCCCGGCCCGCCGTGCGGTACGTGGTGGCCGCGCCCGGCTCGCCCATCGCCTTCAAGGCGCACGACGGCCGGGCCTCCTTCGACGGCCGGTACGTGGACTTCCGCTGGTCGCGCACCGGCGCCTCGTCCACCAAGTGGAAAGCAGGCGACCAGAGTTTCGCCGTGGGCGAGCTGAGCGG
Encoded proteins:
- a CDS encoding DUF4429 domain-containing protein, which produces MGDVLAGIQATWEFTSDSVHIRFERGHRTPRLFSALRERRIPHEALASVALSPGKRGTVVLHARPRPGADPLMAAAAGQLKEECDPYRLVLPADREDAAVYYRDALRAVLPADAARPAVRYVVAAPGSPIAFKAHDGRASFDGRYVDFRWSRTGASSTKWKAGDQSFAVGELSGVEWRTPESLDGYLRLLRRVPEPSPPAGAAKDPAAVVFGVRSGSVHESLPFAAAVLESVQRSGPAPALALSTARRDPADIAERIRHLGELRDAGLVTDEEFTSKKTELLAEL